DNA from Bradysia coprophila strain Holo2 chromosome IV unlocalized genomic scaffold, BU_Bcop_v1 contig_81, whole genome shotgun sequence:
TCGTTGATAGTTCAAGATAGTACAAAGAGCAGTGGTCGATTTTTATATAGAAAGaggattttgaaaaatcatatcACATCTAAAAATCAATGGAATTTATGCAGCAGACGTAAagaattagaaaaaaatgctGAAAATTAAGATTTTGATTGAACAGCACTCAAACTTCAATTTTCtcacaattttcaattgagaTCTAGATGTAGTATTACCTTTAGTACATCCAATCAAACCTAGCACATTCTATTTGTCATAGTCAAAAGCTAAGTTGTCTAGCCTACAGTAACAATATTGACGCTATCTTTATATTTCACATTATGACCAAATATACTTAATTTAGAGAGTGACTAATCACCCGCACTACagacaattaattaataaaacaaGGGATACATGTTGGGGTATCAGACCACCCCAAGCTCTATGGTGATAGcagtcaagttacgaattcctACACTTATGAGAATCGTCACGCAGATCTCAACATTCGTTTTGTTCCATCATAATCACTCCCGACTATGGTGACTATAATGAATCATTCGCTATAATATACGCGATGTGTAGGTGGCATACAAACATACTACATCGAAAGAATATAGCCATCTCGTTCAACAACACAAAAGCAAAATACACCGACCGATAACGAAGGATGATTTCATTTGCTGGCCTTAGCCATTGTTACGAAATAACTTCTTGTTGCGAAATACCGGTGCCGGCTTAACATTTTTTCGTTAGAATAACAGATTTAGAAACGACTCACATCAGTCGTATAAATACGGTCGCTGTAACAGCAACTTCTTTCAATAATCGATTTCATTCCGTTGTGCTCACATTATAAGTGAGAGAATTAGTCATAAAAACAACCGGCATTGTTGTTCGTTTATGGTGAAACTAATTTTCTATCGTTGAATTTCGTTAATATCAAACTTATAATGGGGACCTTTGGCGATTTACCCCACGATTCATTTTGTGGTACTTCTGGCTGGTCAATGGATGCATTAAGTTCTCATAAAATTACCGTTGCATCAGTGCTTCTCAGTGTTGGGGTGATAATTGCATATCttggatattttgcattgAAACAATTGGTGAACATTCTGTGGTACCACTTTATGGTAAGCATTATTAGACAACAGTTGATAGAGTTAACGGTACTGTAAACGTTTTTGGGCAAAAATACCGAAGAAATTCCTGACATTATTTGTCCAGTTTAGTTTGGACATATGATTTTTGGCGAGGATGTTATTTTGACAGAGAATAAATAAAGAACTTGACGACGGTAGTCTGTCTAAATATAGCAATGATTTCGTCATCCACGCAATTATATGTAGTATGGACATTATTGTATTCACACGCATGCAAGGTGCGCATATAATATGTGTTCCTAATAAAACAATATGCGTCTGCCCTTGATTGGGAATTCAGATTAATTTCTAAAGATAGTTTTATGAGATGACTCAATTAATCGATTCGGAATAGGTTCGGACTTTCTCATTCCTCATTCCCTTCAAATACTTTTACTGTAAAACCGTTTGCAACTCTTTCCACTATCGTCACTCAACTTTTATCGATGAAAGAAGAAATCGCTAAtcattttcatgttttgttTATTCCAGCGATCCGTTGAAATCACAAACTCAATCGCAAGCTACTGTGACACACGAGCGAATCTCCTGCAATGGCTCCAGAATAATGTCGAAACAAAACGTTTGCCGCACGTAAACGTTGGTTTTGATAGTCGTCGCGAAGAAAATGGCCAGACAATTTATGAGATGAAAAACAGTCCGCGCTATCAAACAACACATTATTTCACATACAAAGGCCATTGGGTACTATTGAGTCGTTATTAcgtaaaaaatgttgtgtcGAATGATGTCACATGGGAATCGATCACATTAaccacattccgaacaaatgCGTCCATCTTGGGCGATATTATGGAAGAGGTGCGTTTGTTATTCGAGGAAAAACCACTGACAGAAGATAAGACCCGATTCTATTTCGCCAATGACGGATATTGGACTGAATGCGGCACTGGCAAGAGGAAGCGCCCATTATCATCGGTTATATTGAACACGACAACAGCAACTAAAATCAACGGCGACTTGCGTGAGTTTTTGGACACATCAAAATGGTACCAAGATCGAGGCATTCCATACAGACGAGGCTACTTATTGTACGGTCCACCCGGATGCGGAAAGTCCTCCTTTGTGAAGGCAATAGCTGGCGAAATCAATTACAGCATTTGCAttatgtcactgtcatcaaaGAATTTGAACGACGACACTCTGAATGGTCTCATGAATTCCACACCCGAGAATTGTATCATTCTGTTGGAGGATGTTGATGCAGCCTTCCCAAATCGTGATATGCAAGATGACGACGATGATAAGAAagatgaaaagaagaaaaagcaGCAAACGCCACAGGTGAGCGAAAATGGCTCAGGAAAAGTAACACTCCGTGGATTGTTGAATGCATTGGATGGCGTTGCATCGACAGAAGGACGTATCATTTTCCTCACAACCAATTACATCGATCGATTGGATTCAGCTATGACGCGACCGGGTCGTGTTGATTTGAAAGTGCCAATCGATTTGCCAGACGATGATCAATTGTTCCGAATGTTCACTCATTTTTATCCGGAAGCGAATGTTGAGACAGACGCCAAGGAATTTGTTCGTAAAATTCGGGCGTTGAAGAAGCCCAAAGTTAGTATGGCTATGGTTCAGGGCCACTTTATGATGCACAAATATGATTACAAAGACATGATGGATGGACTTGAACAATATTTCGAAGAACAATTCTTCTCGCTTAACCAAAAGAACTAAGAGTTTGGATATGCTGTGATGTAACAATAGTTTTATGTGGATGAGATTATCGGTTTGTGATTCATTTTGTCTGTTTTAGGGTCTAGAGTTTAGAATATGTCGTCGTAAGACTAAGTGTGATTgaagagaaataaaa
Protein-coding regions in this window:
- the LOC119072349 gene encoding mitochondrial chaperone BCS1-like; this translates as MGTFGDLPHDSFCGTSGWSMDALSSHKITVASVLLSVGVIIAYLGYFALKQLVNILWYHFMRSVEITNSIASYCDTRANLLQWLQNNVETKRLPHVNVGFDSRREENGQTIYEMKNSPRYQTTHYFTYKGHWVLLSRYYVKNVVSNDVTWESITLTTFRTNASILGDIMEEVRLLFEEKPLTEDKTRFYFANDGYWTECGTGKRKRPLSSVILNTTTATKINGDLREFLDTSKWYQDRGIPYRRGYLLYGPPGCGKSSFVKAIAGEINYSICIMSLSSKNLNDDTLNGLMNSTPENCIILLEDVDAAFPNRDMQDDDDDKKDEKKKKQQTPQVSENGSGKVTLRGLLNALDGVASTEGRIIFLTTNYIDRLDSAMTRPGRVDLKVPIDLPDDDQLFRMFTHFYPEANVETDAKEFVRKIRALKKPKVSMAMVQGHFMMHKYDYKDMMDGLEQYFEEQFFSLNQKN